The following proteins come from a genomic window of Gossypium raimondii isolate GPD5lz chromosome 5, ASM2569854v1, whole genome shotgun sequence:
- the LOC105770682 gene encoding uncharacterized protein LOC105770682 has protein sequence MALTLWFNKKIADPLIQILRKGAEPKQLAFSSALGITLGIFPICGVTVLLCGMAIALLGSHCHPPTVMLVNFLATPIELSLVVPFLRFGEALSGGPHFPLTSDALKKVLTGQASSELLFSIAHALLGWLVAAPFVLVTLYILFLPIFKVVVPKFRSVPLSPRKHLLSPSEVGLKVRQV, from the exons aTGGCATTGACGCTCTGGTTCAACAAAAAGATCGCGGATCCCCTTATCCAGATCCTCCGCAA GGGAGCAGAACCCAAGCAGTTGGCCTTCTCTTCAGCCTTGGGAATTACTTTGGGAATTTTCCCTATATGCG GGGTTACGGTGTTGCTTTGTGGGATGGCAATAGCGTTGCTTGGATCTCACTGCCATCCTCCAACTGTAATGCTTGTTAATTTCTTGGCTACTCCGATCGAGTTGAG CTTGGTGGTGCCCTTCCTTCGCTTTGGGGAAGCGTTATCTGGTGGACCTCATTTTCCCTTAACTTCTGATGCCTTGAAGAAAGTTTTGACTGGCCAAGCTTCGAGTGAACTCCTCTTTAGTATTGCCCATGCT TTGTTGGGATGGCTTGTTGCGGCACCCTTTGTTTTGGTCACACTCTACATTCTATTTTTGCCAATTTTCAAGGTTGTCGTCCCCAAGTTTAGGAGTGTTCCTTTGAGCCCAAGGAAACATCTTCTTTCACCTTCAGAAGTTGGGCTTAAGGTGAGGCAGGTTTGA